A region of the Dreissena polymorpha isolate Duluth1 chromosome 6, UMN_Dpol_1.0, whole genome shotgun sequence genome:
atttaataccTACACATTCAGTAACATCGTATATCAGAATGCATTACActgtatttataaataaacaaaactgaataTTTATCTGAAACAATATTTCAACAACTTCCGGAGAGAgtattttaatgtgtgtgtcgtaacaaataaaatagtattgTGCGTCATAAACTGACTCTATtagtaaattgtttttgtttttagaatTACTTCGAAAGTGTGTCCGTGGAGATCTCCAGTATAATGACTCGGCTGGGATACGGCGAGCAGATAAGACGGTGGCGGGTTGAGAAGTTCAAAAAGCGTGCTAGCTTGATTAATGCAGGATTAAGTGATGTAACTGTGATCACAGCTGGCAGCAAGGCAGAGGGGCTAACCTGCGTTTATGAGAGCGACCGTGATGATTTACTCGTTTTGGAAGGTATACTCTGTGTGGAAGCTGGTATAAGTCTTCAGACCATTCCTGACGGCATAGGAGTGTACAGGatggatacacatgcatattcAGGACACTGTAGACTGTTGTTAGAGAGACAAACGCGTAAACATTTTGAAACAATCTACAATGCTTTGTTTGATAATGGACAAGGGGACATTCTATTAAGTAGTAGTTTGTTTCTTGATGAACTGTCGGCATATATTCCTACAGATTCATCAGTGGTGAACCATGAACGAGCGGGGCCGTCGCTACCGCGTTCAATAGGAGGTGAGCCTCACACTGTCATGGTATGCGCACTACGGTGTCATTGCCCCAGCATCTTACAGAGATGGGCTTCCAGACCCCGTCATTGGCCGTCACCGGTCTTAGTTCAGAAAGTCGTATCGTTAGGAGCTAATGTAACAGCGGTGGGTTTTAAGGAAAGTGAATACAAGCACATGGAATGGAGGATTGGTTTTAACACCGGAGAGTCAGAACTAATGAACAACCTTAATGACACACAAGCGAAAGTGTACGTTATGCTCAAAATGATCGTCAAAGATGTGTTAAGGCCTTCTCAGAAAGAAATAACATCATACGTGATGAAAAATATAGTATTATGGCAAGCTGAGCGTAACCCACAAAATAAGTTCTATGCTCAGAGTTTTCTTCACTGGCTGCATGACGGACTGAGAGCACTTAGGACTGCTATTGTCACACAACAACTGTCATATTACATGATTCCAGAAAGGAATTTAATGGCAGCCAGTGGTTTGACGTACAGGCAGCAAAGTCATTGGGTAGAAGTTATCACGGACATGATGGCAGAAGGTCCGAGGGTAATTCTCGGATTGCCAAAGATACGGAGGGCTATTGTCGCGTCCCCAGAGCCGATGTTGTGGTACAGCATGAAAAGGATGGAGCTGGAGATGCTAGAGCTGGAGAATATGATACTAAATGTGTCTTGTCTTGAGAACGGAGTGTTGGATGCTATCCGACAAGAGATACTGAGACGTGAGATGGAGATACTGATGGGGATTCAACTATGGATGAGCGAAGAAGGCTGTACTGTAAATGCTCTGACGGATATTCGCAATAGAATGTTAAAGTAATAATGAATTGAAGTACCTTAAAAGGATGGAACTGAGATGGTAAGATACGTGCAACGTATGAATGAAAAGATAGTGGTGTTTTGTCTCGGATATCATCCTGCAGGAGATACAAGGACAAATGAGTGGAATAGTGAGATGGATCTTCCGCCGAGTGTTTATGAAAGGCAGCGTTGTTAATAATATGTATCCGCCTTGAACTTCATAAGTGATGGCGCTTGTTTTTCGGCCGTGCTTGAAAATAAAATAGTGACGTGTAGTAAGGAACTAGTTCGTCTAAATAATGCAGTAGTTAATGTAAACGATCAGGCGTAGCAAGTAATTAATACGAAATATGCACAATCAGTCTTCCTTAAAGAGAGTATATAATATCTCTTTTTAAACATAACACGTTGTTGGATCCTTATCAACCATCGCGATTTTGGGGACGTCAGCACATAACGGTAGATGTCTGACGCCTCTCAATTACCAGTTTCGCAATTGACATTCCGCGATATATCCAAGAGGCCAGATGACGGTTATGACCGAGATTTAAAGACTTGAGAAGTCGGGAACCGCGCTCAAGAGTATAAATCTTGTATCCGGCAAAGCTGTTTTAAGATTAGAACGGTGTTCATGTTACTGGATTGTGGACGATATATAGAGTCGAACAGGCTAGCCTGGCTGGACCAGCGATATTGAGGCGAACAAGCTAGTCAGTCTGATATATAGAGGCGAACAGGATAGCCTGGCTGGACCAGGTACCGTTCATGGAACGCCAACATTTACATCTGCACGGAGCTGAGAGTCATATTTTGATAACCAATCAATAAACTACACACGAACCGCCGTGAACCAGTGGGTAGAAGTTTGCAACATTACTATATCGATGTGCGCACAAAATGCTACACACACAAGTGAACAAGTCTGCAGCCAAGACGACACTGAGAAATATTCAATGTCAGTTTTGACAGAGACGTAGTCAAGCGACAAGCACCC
Encoded here:
- the LOC127834498 gene encoding uncharacterized protein LOC127834498 isoform X2; this translates as MAEGGIGCTELESESNLRHNHQSQNYFESVSVEISSIMTRLGYGEQIRRWRVEKFKKRASLINAGLSDVTVITAGSKAEGLTCVYESDRDDLLVLEGILCVEAGISLQTIPDGIGVYRMDTHAYSGHCRLLLERQTRKHFETIYNALFDNGQGDILLSSSLFLDELSAYIPTDSSVVNHERAGPSLPRSIGGEPHTVMVCALRCHCPSILQRWASRPRHWPSPVLVQKVVSLGANVTAVGFKESEYKHMEWRIGFNTGESELMNNLNDTQAKVYVMLKMIVKDVLRPSQKEITSYVMKNIVLWQAERNPQNKFYAQSFLHWLHDGLRALRTAIVTQQLSYYMIPERNLMAASGLTYRQQSHWVEVITDMMAEGPRVILGLPKIRRAIVASPEPMLWYSMKRMELEMLELENMILNVSCLENGVLDAIRQEILRREMEILMGIQLWMSEEGCTVNALTDIRNRMLK